The following DNA comes from Chitinophaga nivalis.
TTGCACGGCCTAAAATATTAGGCTGCAAAATTAAGAACTTTTGAGCTTCTTTACCTCAGCAACAAATTCTTTCGAAGGTTTGAATGCCGGGATAAAATGCTCAGGGATCTCCACAGCCACGTTCTTCTTAATGTTACGGCCAATCTTGGCGGCTCTTTTCTTTGTGATAAAACTACCAAACCCTCGGATGTAAATGTGTTCACCATTGGCAAGAGCTTCTTTCACCTCTTTAAACATAGCCTCAAGTGTTACTAATACATCTACTTTGGGGATGCCGGTTTTTTCAGCAATGTTGTTAATTAAATCAGCTTTTCTCATATGAAAGCGAGAGGATTACTTTACTCTCAAAGTTAATTTAAAAATTTTAATTGCTGAATTTTAAGCAAATAAATTTTATCATTTTTTCTTATAACTGTATTGGTGATAATTTATATTTATTTGCAGGCCCGGATATGAGTAACTGTAGTACTTTATAGGGTTCATG
Coding sequences within:
- a CDS encoding HU family DNA-binding protein — encoded protein: MRKADLINNIAEKTGIPKVDVLVTLEAMFKEVKEALANGEHIYIRGFGSFITKKRAAKIGRNIKKNVAVEIPEHFIPAFKPSKEFVAEVKKLKSS